AGGTTCGAACAAGAAGCCTCATTTGGCGTAATCACATCAACCTCATCCTCAGTTTGGATTCCACCACCAGTGTCCCTTTCCTCAGTTAATGGCTCTGTTGGACAACTAGTTACTGGTGCATTAGAAGAGATTAAAGTTTGGGATATAAAAACTGGAGAATTATGTCGAGTTTTCAAGGATGATGGTGCCCCAATTGGAAGCATTGATTCCAAGTCTTCCAAGCCTGCACAAACGACATCGATTGCTTACCATCCAGACTCTAAATTAGTAGCCTGTGGATATAGTGATGGTATGATCCAAGTTTGGGATTGGTTATCTAAAAgtgttttaattaaatttagtGGCCATAAAACTGCgatttctattttaaaatttgacGAAACTGGCACTAGATTGTATTCTGGATCCCATGActcaaatattattgtttgggATTTGGTAGGGGAAGTTGGGTTGTATAAACTAAGATCGCATAAAGATTGCATTACTGGGCTGTATTTGGATCCGAGAAACGAAAATTGGTTAATAAGTACAAGTAAGGATGGATTAATTAAAGTTTGGGATTTGAAAAGTCAACAGTGCGTTGAAACACACATGGCACATACCACTGAATGCTGGTCCTTGAGCGTTAATTTAGAATTGGGGCTTGCCGTTACGGGATCCACTGACTCCTCATTAAAAATCTGGAGTTTAGATTTGGAAACTGGAAAGGAAggattgaaaataaaggaagaatttgttttagaaaaacaaaGTAAACAACGTGCCATTGATATTGATTTTACCACAAATGCAGATGGTGTAAAATTTTTCTATGTATTGAACTCTGATAAAacaattgaaatttttagGATTAGGCCTCAAgatgaaataaataaagcgttgaaaaaaagggaGAAGAGGTTAAGAGAAAAAGGTTTAGATGAGGAGGAGATTCAAGTTTCCATTCAAAGCTCCAGAAAAAGCATGTTAATCcattcattttttgttgttaggTCCAGTATGAAGTTAAAGTCGTGCAACTGGGCACTTATCAGCTCATCAAAGTTAGATTTAGCGGTTACAACTGCAAACAATACCATTGAATATTACTCAGTTTTATATCAACGGAAAGATGTTAAAGTTCAAACATCCTCTCCTAAGATATATACAGTTGATTTGCCCGGCCATAGAACAGATATTCGTTGTATGAGTGTAAGCAACGATGGAAAAATTTTATGTACTTGTTCTAATGGGTTggttaaaattttcaatacCAAAACGCATCGTTGCCTACGTACTTTTGAATGTGGTTATGCATTATGTTGTAAAATTCTACCTGGTGGGGTATTGGCCATTGTGGGCACAAGGAACGGTGAATTGcaattatttgatttggCTAGTTCCACCATGCTGGTTAATTTAGAAAACGCGCATGAGGGTGCGATCTGGTCGTTGGATATCACTAGTGATGGCAGTAAACTAGTTACTGGTTCAGCagataaaaaagttaaattttggaaatttGAAATCGAAGAAAAACTTGTGGAAGGAAGCACCAACAAATACGTACCACAAATGAGTTTATCTCATGAAACAACTTTAGAGATGACTGATGATATTTTGTGTGTTAAACTGTCCGTGGAGGATAAGTACCTAGCGGTTTCTTTGCTAGACAATACTGTGAAAGTTTTCTATTTTGACACTATGAAGTTCTACTTGAGTTTATATGGTCACAAGTTACCTGTATTAAGTATTGATATTTCAGATGATTCTAAAATGATTGTTACATCATCTGCAGATAAGAATATTAAGATTTGGGGGCTTGATTTTGGTGACTGTCATAAATCTTTGTTTGCTCATCAAGATTCCATTATGTGTGTTAGATATTTACCCAATAGTCACAATTTTTTCAGTTGTAGTAAAGATGGTGATATTAAATACTGGGATGGTGATAAGTTTGAAATGATCCAGAAATTAAGCGCACATCAAAGTGAAGTTTGGTATTTGGCCGTTCAACCGGATGGCTCTAAATTGTATTCGTGTTCACATGATCATAGTATAAGGATTTGGGCTGAAACAGATGACCAAGTTTTCCTTGAGGAAGAAAGGGGGAGAGAAATGGACGAACTTTATGAAGAAAACTTATTAAACTCGTTGGAAGctgatgaaaataatttgattAAACCCACTGAAGAGGATGAACAAGAGGATATCGAAATCTCAGAAGTCCATAAACAAACATTAGAATCGTTAAAAGCTGGTGAAAAGTTGATGGAAAGTTTGGATTTGGGAGTAACAGAAATAGAAGCTTGGGAAAAGTACGAGGTAACAAGGAAAAATTGggaaaagcaaaaaaatggGGATAGCATTAGCACTGTATCCGAGCCAGTCAAACCGCGGCCTAATGCCATATTGGTAGCTTTGAATAAGACACCTCAGGACTATATTCTAGACACATTGGTAAGAATCAAACCGTCGCAATTGGAAGATGCTTTATTAGTTTTACCCTTTTCgtatgttttaaaatttttaaaatttattgacTATTATATCAGCAATAGTTATAATAGTAACGATAAGAGACTGTTGGTACAATATTTAGGTTTACTTTgcaaaaatttattttttgttattaaatgCAATTATAAAGAATTAATTTCACAGAAAAACCCGGCATTGAAGTTGCAAATCACTAGGGTTAAGGATAATTTAAGAAAGGCTTTGAAGCAAAATGTTGATGATTTAGGCTTTGATCTACAAGGGTTAAGAATAATGAAGCAAGAGTGGGATTTGAAACATAATTTAGAATTTGTTGATGAATATGAACAGAGAGAAAACGAATTGAAAACATCTAAAAAGagaatttttgaaaatatagtttagagttttattttatttttctttttctttatcttttaaataattttataagaCCATGTGTGTAATAGATATAAAtagataataattatcaccacttttcttttgtgCCTTAAAatgatatataaaaattgataataattatcaccatttttcttttgcgccttaaaataatatataaaaattaaaggggagggaaataaaaaataattaagtAAATAGTCTAtacatataaaattaaataaataaataaatgggagaaaaataagagagggagaaaaaaaaaaaaaaaagtaatatgCAACATTGCAGACGTCTTAAGCCCATTTACCCAATAAAGCCATAAGACCTGTACCCCAACACATGATGAAGAATGCTAACAACATTTTTCTCAAACCATTTTTGCCCTTGAATTGATCGGAATACAAAAACTCATGAGCCATCAATTCGACCAAACCAGTGTAAATCAAAATACCTGAAGAAATAGCGTCAAAACAACCATTAGAAATCAAAGCCTTTCTTGAGTTTGGAGCAAAAGAATGACGAACACCGATACCAATACCAATAGCAATTGGGGTAGTAAGAGTAAAACCTAAAGCCAACAACCATGGAGTAAACCTTCTGCTATGTGGCCACTCAGCTTCAGCAATTCTAGTACCCAAACCTAAACCTTCAAACATTTGGTGGAAAACCAAAACAATGAATAAAGTAATGAACTCATCACCGGCGACAGCCAAAGATAACCCGATAAAGACAGAGTGAAACAAAATACCGAAttctaaaacaaaaatagcaaaaaatTTGGCTGCAAAATCTTCCTCCTCAGTTGTGGTAGTGGTTCCGTTCCCGCCCTTTGCATTTTCAATATCATCTGGATAACTGGTCTTACTGTCGTTGTCATTGAAAGAAGTTGATTTTTCAACATTTTGAACTTGATAATGAACATCTTTGTTATCTAAACCCGAGTCTTCAGGAACTTCAGGTTCCTCTTCAATGTCTTCTTGATGGATATGTGCCATGTGAGAATCGTCTTTAGTTCCAAGGTTACCGAAATGGGAATGACCAGAAGCGTTACCAAAAGATTTTTCAATGTAATGGTGAGCAATAATTtcagttaaaaataaagtgaATAAAGACATCAAACAAATACCAAAAGCCCATGGATATTGAACAAAAGTACCACCTAAACATTCAGTGTTCAAGGCATCGTATGCTGGTTGTAATAAATGGATAAACCCAGTAGCAACAATAACACCAGAACCGAAAAATTTAGCAATGAAGAAGCACCAGTCTGGTAATCTGATAAAGGAATATCTAGAAGATAAGATTGGGAAAAAGGAACCAATAGcagaagaaattaaaatgataaaaagaGCTAAAACTCTCAAGTTATCACGACCATCATAATCATTGTCAGGTACACAGccatcatcgtcatcacGCTTTTCTAAAATTGCGGCAGTAGCGTTGGTGAAAACAGTATCTAATAGTTCGTAGTTCATTGTATATTTAGTTCTCTACTAGGATGCTTGTTTGAGTgtggtatatatatttatatttatatctattatataattattagagaagacaaaaaaaattttttctaaaaaaaaaaaaataagttgatataatttataaaaatatagctatatatatatatatatatgtagttAATTCtgatcttttaattttgaaagtAAAAGTGATGTAGAAATAGATATAAATTGCATGAAGGGAGTGGGGCTAGCTATAACATAGCAGAAGTGAAAAAAGCTTCAGTTTTTATTCCTTGACCGTCAGTAATACAACAGCAATGGCTCACACAGAGTGGTGAGAGATGATGTTtggaaaagggaaaaaaaggaaaaaagaaaagagaattTATTACAAGTGAGTTAAATCACAGTGTGAGTTTTCTTTGGAAATATTCTGGCTGTTACAATTTGAGGGTCGATGGATGGTGACCCTTTAGGTACTTTATGACTAAAATTAaactaaattaaattaactACGTGATTTGTTTATAACCTCTCGGGCACTTTGTCTATTGTTTTTagtcttttttaattaattacaaacaatagaaaaaaaaaagacaagaaaaagaaattaaacgaagaaaaaagaaattaaaagaaaaaaagaaattaaaatacaaagTACGTGACCTCAAAGGTTATGCGTGGCCAATggcatcatcattattattattattatggttTATTTTCTGCAGCTTACTTTTCCTCTTTAAGCCTTTAAGTAAAAGATATACAAAATCTCAATCTCTCTTCATAGGTACAATCTTTTGCCGTTTaaacgtttctttttttctattttcacttctttttttaaaataaactgTTATATATtgctactaataatatcataCTCAATTAAATACTGGCGGTTTCAATTCgcttaaataattaaacaCTACatctttattgttattcCCAACTCCCTCACCATTGTTTTCTGcacatttttgtttatttaaaaaatccttttctattttcattGTAATTCTATGGTTATCACGctcaatattttctttaacaGGACTATTGCCACTATTCCCACCGCTATTACTTGCACCAATACTAATATTACCATTAATAGAACCTGTTGTTGAATAAATACCATTCCCATTAGTCATCCTCTTCCTAGGTCTGCCTCTTTTTCTAGGACTCTTGGTAACCATTTTATTTACGTCGCTAATCCCACCACTACCATTCGGCTTATGATTACCTTCACTGTTATCAACAGCGGTCGCAGAACATATCTTCCTGGCTTTATGAACCAATAGCGCATCCTCTCTATTGAATGACTTGCCACAGGGGCAGACATGTATCTTGTCATTATGTGATTTTTTATGTCTAGCCAGATCATGATTCCTGACAAATGCCTTAGTACAACCAGGGAAATCACACTTGTGTGGCCTATCAGATAAGTGGGTCTGGATGTGCGACCTTATGTTGTATCTACGTGCAAAATGCTTACCACAGTTGTtatataaacataaaaatgTCTTATCTGGTAGTTCATAGACATACTGATCTATGGTACCAGGTGGCAGTGTAGTTTGCTTACGACACCTTCTAGGACTACTCGAATTGCTATTGGATGGTGATAGTTGTGGCGATAATGCTGAATTGAGGTCGTAATGTGTTCCCTTTGGTGGTGATAACATCACCAATAAAGAGGCCTGTTTACCCTCAAATTTCTCTTGTGATTTTAATATCGGCGATGGTGTTTTGGCTTGATTAAACCTACTTTCTGGTCCTGCCGTTAAATGGTATTGCTTTgccttattatttttatcattagtttcgttattattagaagcAGTAGTAATTGTTGTGGTGGTTGAACTTAGAGTGGATAAGCTACTACTACGCTGTGTATTCGGTGTCATGTCAGAAGGCGGTTGCAATACCAGCCTATTTATTAGTTCAAGACCATTGCTGTTGCCACTACTAGGCACATCACCAATATTCTTATATACATTAGTGTCAGGAGTAGATGCTATTTTAGTTAATTGTTCCCTCGGTTGCATATAACGTAATCCCAACCCAACAACGTTATTAACAGCATTAGCAGCAGAATGTGGCCTAAAATCCTGTTGCTGGTGTTGGCACTGCTGTTTAGAATCGTGTGGTACCATTACAGGTTTTGGTGATATAGATGATATACAACTGATAGTGGTGACTGACTTACCAGGTTCATCATTAACATTTCTTTTAGCAAATCTTGAAACTGAGCCCAAATCTGGCGAATCGTTATTTTTCGTTATGTTTTCAATAGATACATTGAATATAGGCAATGGActttgtaaaatatttctattttgaTATGATTTTGTCTGTTGTGGGTTATTACAATTGGTATTCCTGTTAGCAATTCTAccatcattattactactactgtcggtattatgattattgttatttgaaTTGTTAATAGCAGAACTTGAGGCAGCAGTTATAGTGGAAGCACATGATGAAGCgcattttctattttttcttttattacttATTTCTCTACGCTCCTCTTCTTGCTGTCGTTGATAGTAATGCTGAACTCTGCCATAACTTTTCATAGGAGAGCCAGTAATCGAAGtgcctttattttttaaagttcTAGCAGCATGTTCATCCTCCTTGGTATCATAATTATAACTAATTTCTGATTTTATAGGGGAAATATCATTTCCCCCTTCATTCATATTAAGATTATTGGTCAAAGAATTAGTTACTGTAGGTTTATGGGAATTTTGGACCATACCTGTATAGTCACCCATACCCAAAACTTGATCATCACTGGTGTTATATTGTTGATTAGACACGGGCGATAACGGTGGAAACTTATATTTACCTTGAGGTGAATTAGAGGTAATATATACGTTTCCATCGGAACTTAATTGTTGTTTAATCGGCGAATTTTGTACTGAAGCTGACAAGTTATCTAATAGCTTTTCTTCGGGTATCTTTCTTTGTGGCGAgtatatttgttgttgtttttttaatgctTTTTGCAAAGACTCTTGCTTAATTTGGTTTTCTCTTAATTGCtcttctaattttttgtttaagattttttgttgttctaGAGCTAATTTTAAATCCTCCTGTTGTTTCATAAATTCAGAACTACAAAGTTCTGGGTTTTTAGTTAGCTTTGTATCGGAAACACTAGTGTTAGCTACCATATTTTCTTGAGTACTATTGTACTTGTATATTTTAGAAGTATTTACCGTTTCAAGTTCCTGTTGTGTTTTATTTGACAAATTTAACGTTTTGTCATGATTATAGAATCCAAAAATAGCGGTACCGCTCAAACCTCTTTTATGCTCTTGACTAGTGGTATTATCATTAGGTACTTTTTCATTGGCTTTAGTGCCCGCTGTCAAACCATTGTCGTCAAAATTCTTTAAACTACAagaattaatttcttgAATATTGTTAGAAATGCCACCAATACCTGGTccttgttgttgctgttgccCTAGAAAGTCTACCAAACCACTACTTAAATTGCTATGATTAAGTGTGTTGTTAATGTGATTGGTGGTGAATGACATAATATCGCCAGGTGATGGAATGGATAATATTTCCAAATCTTCCAGTTCAGCCATAATCTTTTCATCATTAGTAAAAGTATTCAATTCTGGGTTAAAAAATTCTAGATAGTCATCTGCTGGTAAAGGAACAGTAGTACCAGTGGTGCcgttaatttttgttggtGGAGAGTTAAAATCAAGGGTATTGTTAAtgttattcattttttgtagtattttttttcttcccctTTCAAAACTCAAAACTTAaaactcaaaaaaaaaaaaaaaaaaaaaaaaaaattagttggaaaaagagaaatgaTAAATGGGTAGCTAAATTTATGGATGAATTGTCCTTGCTATTGAATCTAGCTGTTAtaagatttatttatttgtttattataagatcaaacaaatataaatcgTTTACCTTTTAAAATGTCCTAGCGGTTGAACAAACtgcaactttttttttttatttttttttttcttgttttacTTTAGTTTGATATCGATGCTATCAGTTGACTCGAATTCTAGttgcaaataaaaaaaaaggttttgttattttctaGAGGTgaattgtaaaaaaatatattgtttCGAACCAATAAAGGTTTAAACTTCAAAAGAATGCTAGAAGTgcctttttctttgtttgtttatatatatatttaagaTAAAAAGTGAACTAAAAAcaatcttgtttttttttttttcctcttttcaGTACAAATTTACAGATATGTGcatcatctttattttctgtttACTTTTTTCCAGATCtggaaaattaaattttttttttttttttttttttttttttacgtCACATCAAATACACGTGCCATATGGACAAGTTCTAGTAAAAAGATCTaacattgttatttttaagttCACTTTAATGAGGATAGATCATCCATATTGTTGAGAGACAATTggtaattatatataacataTACTATTCTTTTATACACCCTCGAGGATTTGATCCACATTACTTATAGTGATTTGTAAATGTAACAGTGTCAGAAAATTTAGTACGGTAACGGAAATGTTATATTACTTCTTAACCTAGTGGCTTTAATCTCATGACAATTTATCTCCAATTGTTcggtaatatttttatccaGTTCATAGCAAGGAAACTTTATATCTGTGCCGGTACCATTAAAAGGCTcatttgttgttttgaTTATACTTCCAATGGATACATGAGGGATAGTATTTTCCgcaaaacttttatttatatagcTGGTATATCCAGATAATATATCTGAGATATCATTTTGAAGTGGCTTTAAGTACTTTATGCATATTTCATCCGTTACAgccaaacaaataaatatcttGGTATTGTCCTCATTAggtaaataaattaacttatttttaaactgGAGCTTAAATCCATTGCAATTAGTGTTATTAGTGTACttagttttaaaataactAAAGAAATCATCCATATACTTTtgattttcaaatattatattatggGTTAGAGATAAATGCAAAGGCAAGGGTGCGCCTAGATCGGAATAAGCCAGtgatttaatatttttgctGTATGGgttgttttcatttttaaaagttttatgcAAATCGGTGAGAAGATTATTAATGACGTTTCTTTGTTTCAAATTCAATCTTAAAttaatgaagaaaaatgaagaatAGTTACCCAgcattatattatttttggaaagaTATTTATCTATATTTGGtgttatataatatttatcttGTATTTTAGTTGATATAATGGGTTCTCCTGGCTTTGCTACTTTGTCCGGttctatttttgtttttgtacttgttctattattatattcttcttcttcttcttcttgtgAATAGttggtttttattaaattcatttatatttatattcgCAACGTActattttccttctttcttttaagATGGATAAAGGAATATATTAGAAATCATGAATAAcattaacaaataaaagttaaaataatatacatttttttttttactttggTTGTAATTGATAATTATTACCACActaaaaaagagaaatattttactagtcaattatatatttgtattatatGAAAATGGAAACCTCACCGCAACTAATCCGTAAGACCGAATGTACGTAcggacaaaaaaaaaagaaaaaagaataattcAAGTATTGTCACGTGTATTACTATTACCCAGCCAGCGGCCCCCCCCTACGTTTTCAGCCCCCATTTTCGTAGATACCATAaaacaactttttattttgccaATATAAATCACATATGCTTGCATGtgaaatatttacaatGTTGTGCATATAAccaatagtaaaaaaatttaaaaggtGAATAAAATCTATCTATtcccttttattttttttttcttttttctttccagaacaaattatatatataaggaACTTACAGTACTGCTATTTTAAACATTTCTTTAAAGTCTTCTTTCACtatttaaagataaaattaaaaaaaaaaaaataaaaaaaaagagaaagaaaataaacataacTTAGTACATTAAAATGTCCTTATCCATTTCTTCTCcttcaattgaaaaaaactCGAGAATCAAGGAACGTAGTAATTCTAGTGGCAGCAACCGTAGACCCTCAATTCCTCGTAGAAGATCTTCAAATAGATTAATAAGGACTATCAGTTTTGAAGATGAAAGCTTAGAAGATCAAgataaaaatgtaaaagaaaagtcaCAACAAGAGCAAGTAGAAAAACTTCCTAATAGCTCTAACTTATCTGCTACATCTTcaattactactactactaacaCCACTAACAACCATGAGGACAATGCTTTGAACGAACGCCAGgatccttcttcttcatcagcAGATGCATTATTAATTCCATTTGTCAACTCTTCGTTGGACCATACTTTACCTATTTCTTACTTCAAACAGgatataattaatattatcagtgctttgaaaatatcaaaatggAAACGTCATATTgatgatataaataacaatcaAAACAATTTAAAGGTACGTAGTATTACTGGTGCTATGACTAACTCTATTTTCAAAGTAACATACAAAGGTTTACCATCTCTTTTATTAAGAATCTATGGTCCCAATGCGGACAATATTATCGATAGAGAGTACGAATTAAAAGTGTTAGCCAGATTATCCATGCAGAATATTGGACCTCAATTATATGGTTGCTTTAACAACGGTAGAATTGAACAATTTTTAGAATCAACTACTTTAACTAGGGAACAAATCAGAGAATGGAAAACCTCTCAAAGAATAGCCAGAAGAATGAAAGAGTTgcattattatattaaattgaaTAAGTCCGAAATTGAAGGTGGGTCAATTTCATGGAAAAAGTTGGAAAATTGGGTTACTCAAATTGGCAAGTCTAAATGGAGCACCAATCCAGAAAATGTTAAATCCGTTTTCACAATGGTTGATAATTGGAATGATTTCACCAGAATCATCCAGAAATACAAAAAGTATTTAGTTGAAAACGATCCATTTTACAATAAACTATGTTTTTGCCATAATGATGCACAGTATggtaatttattatttacttcGCCAATTATACAACCTGGTGATACAATTACACCTGTCACGTCTTCCGGTTCTTTGCTAACGTCTACATCTTCTAGTACGTCTTTATTTCCAACATCAAGTAATATCAATGTGGaggatattattaatccTCCCTTGGCTGAAAGAACCCAAGATTCCAAGTTGGTGGTTATTGATTTTGAGTATGGTGGTGCAAACCCACCAACGTACGATTTAGCTAATCATTTATCTGAATGGATGCATAATTACCATTGTAAAGATTCTTGGGAGGCTAGCCCTGAAAAATATCCCAATAAAGATCaagttttgaattttttgtattctTATGTCAGTGATCGTAAATATACTGGTGGTGTAGGTAGTGAATATTTCGATGAAGCTTTTAATAAGAAGGTGATCGAGTTATACAATTCTATAATAAGATGGAGACCATGTGTCCAGTTATTTTGGGCGTTGTGGGCAGTTATTCAATCGAATGAATTGGCGTCATATGAGCagaaatttaataaaagtgaTACTAAAGCGAACCTTGTGGAAGAAGATGCACCTGGAGGTGAAAAGTATATTATTTCATACGAGGAAGATGACAGCGTCAGTAACGATGGGAAGGAGGGCACTCAGTCAAAGAATAGCAATGATGATAACAATGATGCTACTAGCATCAATTCCGTAAATTCTACTGATTCGACTGGGAACCATGAGGATTGCGGGGTCGACTTGGATTCTTTTGCTTCTATTAAGTATGCGAGATGTAAAATGGATATTTTTTGGGGGgatattattgatttagGAATTGTCGATGTTAATGACACCTCAAGTGGCTTATGTACGAAGGATACTTCTACAGTCAAACATTTGGATACTGTATTTTTGAGGAAAAGTACAGTATAATGCATATGCTTTGCGTTgagggaaaaagaaaaaaagaaaaagaaataaaaagaaatagaaataaaatggaaCAAAAACGTATGGTATGTATGTAGGAAGTGTTAGCACATGTAGatatttgttt
This Saccharomycodes ludwigii strain NBRC 1722 chromosome II, whole genome shotgun sequence DNA region includes the following protein-coding sequences:
- a CDS encoding choline/ethanolamine kinase (similar to Saccharomyces cerevisiae YLR133W | CKI1 | Choline KInase (paralog of YDR147W | EKI1)), whose protein sequence is MSLSISSPSIEKNSRIKERSNSSGSNRRPSIPRRRSSNRLIRTISFEDESLEDQDKNVKEKSQQEQVEKLPNSSNLSATSSITTTTNTTNNHEDNALNERQDPSSSSADALLIPFVNSSLDHTLPISYFKQDIINIISALKISKWKRHIDDINNNQNNLKVRSITGAMTNSIFKVTYKGLPSLLLRIYGPNADNIIDREYELKVLARLSMQNIGPQLYGCFNNGRIEQFLESTTLTREQIREWKTSQRIARRMKELHYYIKLNKSEIEGGSISWKKLENWVTQIGKSKWSTNPENVKSVFTMVDNWNDFTRIIQKYKKYLVENDPFYNKLCFCHNDAQYGNLLFTSPIIQPGDTITPVTSSGSLLTSTSSSTSLFPTSSNINVEDIINPPLAERTQDSKLVVIDFEYGGANPPTYDLANHLSEWMHNYHCKDSWEASPEKYPNKDQVLNFLYSYVSDRKYTGGVGSEYFDEAFNKKVIELYNSIIRWRPCVQLFWALWAVIQSNELASYEQKFNKSDTKANLVEEDAPGGEKYIISYEEDDSVSNDGKEGTQSKNSNDDNNDATSINSVNSTDSTGNHEDCGVDLDSFASIKYARCKMDIFWGDIIDLGIVDVNDTSSGLCTKDTSTVKHLDTVFLRKSTV